One region of Aminobacterium colombiense DSM 12261 genomic DNA includes:
- a CDS encoding FumA C-terminus/TtdB family hydratase beta subunit: MAEKLLTVPLKEEEVRELKAGDVVYLKGPIFTSRDMGHINIKQLLEKNEKLPVDFNGSAIFHAGPVVNKKEDGTYELVVIGPTTSIRMEPYYKMVADLGVRAIIGKGGLAEDSLRQFAETGQVYLQAAPGCAVVLAEGISKIKEVHWLELGVPEALWVLDAHKFGPLVVGMDSHGTSVYKELREKAETRNKELYG; this comes from the coding sequence ATGGCAGAGAAATTATTGACTGTACCGCTTAAAGAAGAAGAAGTACGAGAGTTAAAGGCGGGGGACGTAGTTTACCTTAAGGGCCCCATCTTCACCTCCAGAGATATGGGACACATCAATATAAAGCAGCTTCTGGAAAAGAACGAAAAGCTGCCAGTAGACTTTAATGGTTCAGCCATTTTTCATGCAGGACCAGTCGTTAATAAGAAAGAAGACGGGACGTACGAATTGGTAGTTATCGGTCCTACCACCAGCATCCGTATGGAACCCTACTATAAGATGGTTGCCGATCTGGGGGTCAGGGCCATTATTGGCAAGGGGGGGTTAGCTGAAGACAGTTTGAGGCAGTTTGCTGAAACAGGACAGGTGTATCTTCAGGCCGCTCCCGGCTGTGCTGTGGTACTTGCCGAGGGAATATCTAAAATTAAAGAAGTGCATTGGCTTGAGCTAGGGGTTCCTGAGGCCTTATGGGTACTAGACGCACACAAATTTGGTCCTCTTGTTGTTGGAATGGACTCCCATGGCACAAGTGTCTATAAGGAACTGAGGGAAAAAGCAGAAACGAGAAACAAAGAACTATACGGTTAA
- the fumC gene encoding class II fumarate hydratase, with protein MEYRIEKDSMGEVKVPVDKLYGAQSQRSIDNFKIGIEKMPKEVIEAFAILKKAAALANNKLGVLDDVRAKAIAKAADEVLEGKLEGNFGLAVWQTGSGTQSNMNVNEVLANRANQILNDPEHKVHPNNHVNKSQSSNDTFPTAMHITAVLTLENDLLPSLKQLKDTLHEKSVQYMDIVKTGRTHLQDATPLTLGQEISGWVRMLERSEEMILSGVSFLKDLALGGTAVGTGLNAAVGFDVEVAAQISALTGKNFKTAPNKFHSLTSKDELVFAHGALKALAADLLKIVNDIRWLAAGPRCSIGELLIPENEPGSSIMPGKVNPTQCEAVSMVVAQVMGNDVTVGFAASQGNFELNVYMPVLILNFLQSSRLLADCMRSFNDHCASGLEADEERISHFVTNSLMNVTALNPYIGYDKSAEIAKKAHKDGSTLKEAALALGYLSEEEFDKYMDLKAMCAPKTVKVKE; from the coding sequence ATGGAATATAGAATCGAGAAAGATTCGATGGGTGAAGTAAAAGTTCCGGTAGATAAATTATATGGGGCTCAATCTCAACGGAGCATTGATAATTTCAAAATAGGCATAGAGAAAATGCCTAAAGAAGTTATCGAAGCCTTTGCGATCCTCAAAAAGGCTGCTGCACTTGCCAATAACAAGCTTGGTGTTCTTGATGATGTGAGAGCTAAGGCTATCGCCAAGGCAGCAGATGAAGTTCTGGAAGGCAAACTGGAAGGTAACTTTGGCCTTGCAGTATGGCAGACTGGAAGTGGAACGCAGTCTAATATGAACGTGAACGAAGTTCTTGCGAATAGAGCGAACCAGATACTGAATGATCCCGAACATAAGGTTCACCCAAACAACCATGTGAATAAGTCTCAAAGCTCAAACGATACTTTCCCCACAGCTATGCATATAACAGCTGTTTTAACTTTGGAAAATGATCTTCTTCCTTCTTTAAAACAATTGAAAGATACACTACATGAAAAATCTGTCCAATATATGGATATCGTTAAGACAGGCAGAACCCATCTTCAGGATGCAACACCCTTGACGTTGGGGCAGGAAATTAGCGGCTGGGTGAGGATGCTTGAAAGAAGTGAAGAAATGATTCTCTCCGGCGTATCTTTCCTTAAGGATCTGGCTCTTGGTGGTACGGCTGTGGGTACAGGTCTGAATGCTGCCGTTGGCTTTGATGTAGAGGTCGCAGCCCAGATAAGTGCCCTTACAGGAAAGAATTTCAAGACAGCACCCAATAAATTCCATTCACTTACTAGCAAGGATGAGCTTGTCTTTGCTCATGGAGCTTTGAAAGCATTGGCAGCAGATCTTTTAAAGATAGTGAATGACATTAGGTGGCTTGCTGCCGGACCACGATGCAGCATTGGGGAGCTTTTAATTCCAGAAAACGAGCCGGGAAGCTCTATAATGCCGGGAAAAGTCAATCCTACCCAGTGTGAAGCAGTTTCCATGGTGGTTGCCCAGGTAATGGGCAATGATGTCACTGTAGGATTTGCAGCTAGCCAGGGGAACTTTGAACTTAATGTCTATATGCCCGTTCTTATCCTTAACTTCTTGCAGTCCTCCCGCCTTCTTGCCGATTGCATGAGATCTTTTAATGATCATTGTGCGTCTGGACTTGAGGCAGATGAGGAAAGGATCAGCCATTTCGTAACCAACTCTCTCATGAATGTCACGGCTCTCAACCCTTACATCGGCTATGACAAATCGGCAGAGATCGCTAAAAAGGCCCATAAAGACGGTTCTACTTTAAAAGAAGCAGCTTTGGCACTAGGGTATCTTTCCGAGGAAGAGTTCGATAAATATATGGACCTCAAGGCCATGTGTGCGCCTAAAACAGTAAAGGTAAAAGAGTAA
- a CDS encoding NAD(P)-dependent malic enzyme produces MLSKEDLLKKAKKPAEDAMKLHPFYKGKMQTSLKCCIRNVDDFAIWYTPGVAAPCKAIKEDIDLSYEFTNRANTVAVVSDGTRVLGLGDIGPEAGMPVMEGKALLFKYLGGVDAVAICLDTKDPDKIIEAVRLIAPSFGGINLEDIAQPKCFYILDELRKDCKIPVWHDDQQGTAAVNLAGLYSALKIVGKKIEEAKVRFFGAGAASVATARILISAGVKPENIIMSDSKGTLHKGRTELKGEFDAKWHLAQITNPEGIEGGPEVLFEGADAVYCYTKPGPGVVKKEWVSRMAKDAILFACANPIPEIWPWEAKEAGARIVATGRSDFPNQVNNSLGFPGIFRGTLDVQARTITDEMCIAAAQTLSKCAEKKGLSEEYLIPTMDEAWVYPEVATAVALKAIEQGIARKVFSREELLKMATEKIQYAQNMTKCLTENNFIKMP; encoded by the coding sequence ATGCTCAGCAAAGAAGATCTTCTCAAAAAAGCGAAGAAACCAGCAGAAGATGCCATGAAGCTTCACCCCTTCTATAAGGGAAAGATGCAGACATCACTAAAATGCTGCATCAGGAATGTTGACGATTTTGCGATTTGGTACACTCCAGGCGTTGCGGCGCCTTGTAAGGCGATTAAAGAAGACATTGATTTGTCTTATGAATTTACTAACCGGGCAAACACTGTTGCTGTTGTTAGTGACGGCACAAGAGTTCTTGGTCTTGGCGATATAGGTCCTGAAGCAGGAATGCCTGTCATGGAAGGTAAGGCTCTTCTCTTTAAGTATCTTGGCGGAGTAGATGCTGTGGCAATTTGTCTTGATACTAAAGACCCTGACAAGATCATTGAAGCAGTTAGGCTTATAGCTCCAAGTTTTGGCGGTATTAATCTCGAAGACATTGCTCAGCCCAAGTGCTTTTACATTTTAGACGAGCTTCGCAAAGATTGTAAAATTCCTGTGTGGCATGATGACCAGCAGGGAACAGCGGCGGTAAACCTCGCTGGTCTATATAGCGCGTTGAAGATTGTAGGGAAAAAGATAGAGGAAGCGAAAGTCCGTTTCTTTGGAGCAGGGGCAGCAAGTGTTGCCACAGCGAGAATATTAATTAGTGCTGGAGTAAAGCCTGAAAATATCATAATGTCAGATAGCAAGGGAACCCTTCATAAGGGAAGGACAGAGCTCAAGGGAGAGTTCGACGCGAAGTGGCATCTTGCCCAGATCACAAATCCCGAAGGGATAGAGGGCGGCCCCGAGGTGCTATTCGAAGGTGCAGATGCGGTTTATTGCTACACTAAACCGGGTCCCGGCGTAGTTAAGAAAGAATGGGTTTCCCGCATGGCCAAGGATGCCATTCTTTTCGCATGCGCAAACCCGATCCCCGAGATTTGGCCTTGGGAAGCCAAAGAAGCGGGTGCTAGAATAGTCGCCACGGGAAGATCTGACTTCCCCAACCAGGTAAACAACTCCCTTGGATTCCCCGGCATATTCCGAGGGACGCTAGATGTCCAGGCGAGAACGATAACAGATGAAATGTGTATTGCCGCAGCTCAGACTCTCTCAAAATGTGCAGAGAAAAAAGGACTCTCAGAAGAGTATCTGATCCCCACAATGGATGAAGCCTGGGTTTACCCGGAAGTCGCTACAGCAGTGGCGTTGAAGGCAATTGAGCAGGGAATAGCCAGAAAGGTCTTCTCTAGAGAAGAACTGCTGAAGATGGCTACTGAAAAGATTCAGTACGCCCAGAACATGACAAAGTGCCTCACCGAAAATAATTTCATAAAGATGCCCTAA
- a CDS encoding MmgE/PrpD family protein yields MASITKGISRQCADFVSFLSFSDLEQKTVSITKKCIIDWLGCVLGGSSTPAASIIESLMADMGGKSQATFIGSFNKGTTLQAAMVNAYNCHILEMDDVHKSSISHPAAPVISAAFSLAEYLESSGKDLIEAIVAGYDVMIRIGEAVSPSHYAIWHTTSTCGAFGAAAATAKLLHLDEVETLYSLGNAGTQAAGFWEFATDKAMTKYLHCGKAAYNGLISSLMSKKGFTGATRILEGDRGFFRACSTETNFSESFKDMGQNYRINETVYKPYASCRHTHGPINATLELRNQKGFSYEDVEDITVETYDTALRLVGNTDFSTSPAAKFCLPYCLASALVFGKVGVTEFQEEKLKDPRIKRIVPVVKIMPTDEMNSLYPSKWASRITVKTIQGDLYSSFIEYPKGDPENTMTDAEIEDKYLELATLKVEKSKALELLHKCRSIEDCDNLKNFFV; encoded by the coding sequence ATGGCCAGTATTACAAAGGGAATCAGCAGGCAATGCGCTGATTTCGTATCTTTTCTTTCCTTTTCTGATTTGGAGCAGAAAACAGTATCTATTACTAAGAAATGCATTATAGACTGGTTGGGATGTGTTCTTGGGGGTTCCTCTACTCCGGCAGCTTCTATTATTGAAAGTCTTATGGCAGATATGGGAGGAAAGTCACAAGCCACATTTATAGGGAGTTTCAATAAGGGAACGACCCTTCAAGCAGCTATGGTGAATGCTTATAACTGCCATATTCTTGAAATGGATGACGTTCATAAAAGCTCCATATCCCATCCTGCTGCACCTGTAATTTCTGCCGCTTTTTCCCTTGCGGAGTATTTGGAGAGTTCCGGAAAAGATTTAATAGAAGCCATAGTGGCTGGTTATGACGTAATGATACGGATTGGAGAGGCAGTATCCCCTTCCCATTATGCTATTTGGCATACAACTTCTACCTGTGGTGCATTTGGTGCAGCAGCTGCAACGGCAAAGCTTTTGCATCTGGATGAAGTAGAAACCCTTTATTCTTTGGGCAACGCAGGTACTCAGGCTGCGGGTTTTTGGGAGTTTGCAACCGATAAGGCTATGACAAAGTATCTTCACTGTGGTAAAGCGGCCTATAACGGGCTTATCTCTTCTCTCATGTCAAAAAAAGGTTTTACAGGAGCGACAAGAATACTAGAAGGGGATAGAGGTTTTTTTAGAGCTTGTTCTACTGAGACGAATTTTAGTGAGAGTTTTAAAGATATGGGACAGAATTACAGAATAAATGAGACTGTTTATAAGCCCTATGCTTCTTGCCGTCACACCCACGGTCCAATTAACGCTACGTTGGAGCTCCGTAATCAAAAAGGTTTTTCGTACGAAGATGTTGAAGATATAACTGTAGAAACCTACGATACAGCGTTAAGACTTGTCGGAAACACGGATTTTTCCACGTCACCAGCGGCAAAATTTTGCCTTCCTTATTGTCTGGCTAGTGCCTTAGTGTTCGGGAAGGTTGGGGTTACAGAATTTCAAGAAGAAAAACTAAAGGATCCTCGTATTAAGAGAATTGTTCCCGTAGTTAAAATCATGCCCACTGACGAAATGAATTCTTTATACCCTTCGAAATGGGCTTCGAGGATCACAGTTAAAACAATACAAGGTGATTTATATAGCTCTTTTATCGAGTATCCAAAGGGCGATCCTGAAAACACCATGACGGATGCCGAAATAGAAGATAAATATCTCGAGTTGGCGACCCTTAAAGTAGAAAAATCAAAAGCCCTTGAATTATTGCATAAATGTCGTTCTATTGAAGATTGCGATAATCTAAAGAACTTTTTTGTTTAA
- a CDS encoding DUF1847 domain-containing protein, whose amino-acid sequence MKCHLCKEKSCYIGDPCKKTDSISLYDDPLDRKLLVVAAEIEALFYKEICRVDETLEFTRRMNFKKIGIAFCLGMRKEAKILGEIFSKEFEVHSVCCKVGSIKKDEFEMAKNPRIGEYSCNPIEQARILNNEGTEFNIVLGLCVGHDSLFYKYSKAPVTTIVTKDRKLGHNPVAALYCPYIRSDLGKELK is encoded by the coding sequence ATGAAATGTCATCTTTGCAAAGAAAAATCATGCTACATAGGTGATCCCTGTAAAAAGACAGATAGCATTTCTCTTTACGACGATCCTCTCGACCGCAAGCTTTTGGTTGTTGCAGCAGAGATCGAAGCTCTTTTCTATAAAGAAATATGCCGAGTAGACGAAACCCTTGAATTTACGAGAAGAATGAATTTTAAAAAAATTGGCATTGCCTTTTGCCTCGGCATGAGAAAAGAAGCAAAAATACTTGGTGAAATTTTTTCAAAAGAATTTGAAGTGCACTCCGTGTGTTGCAAGGTAGGGAGCATAAAAAAAGATGAATTTGAAATGGCAAAAAACCCTCGGATAGGGGAATATTCATGTAATCCTATCGAACAAGCAAGAATTCTTAACAACGAAGGCACAGAGTTTAATATAGTTTTAGGGCTATGTGTTGGTCACGACTCTCTTTTTTATAAGTACTCAAAAGCCCCTGTCACAACAATAGTAACAAAAGACCGAAAATTGGGTCATAATCCTGTGGCAGCTCTTTATTGCCCTTATATACGCTCAGATCTCGGCAAGGAGCTAAAATAA
- a CDS encoding patatin-like phospholipase family protein — protein sequence MEKKHENIQEKEKNRTSPWGRRRSWRCSYRGVKSNRRVQHPISYIAGTSIGAIISAFYAFGKNWEEMAILLKGLNWLDISRISLSQFGLLSNKKLGKLITDNLGDVTFDEACIPLAMIATDITSGEKVALKNGNVAAAVMASSCIPGIFIPVEIDNRLLVDGELVENVPITPLKDMGANFIISVDLFGKLKQKKPENIIEVLFKSFHIALETATKLQTEESDILIRPDLSPFNTFDISKAENIIEIGYLEAKRMLGENKVVH from the coding sequence ATGGAGAAAAAACATGAGAATATTCAGGAGAAAGAAAAAAATAGGACTAGCCCTTGGGGGAGGCGCCGTTCTTGGCGCTGCTCATATCGGGGTGTTAAAAGCAATCGAAGAGTTCAACATCCCATCAGCTATATTGCTGGAACAAGCATTGGAGCAATCATCTCTGCCTTTTACGCCTTTGGCAAAAACTGGGAAGAAATGGCAATCCTTCTGAAAGGGTTGAACTGGCTGGACATTTCAAGAATCTCTCTATCACAATTCGGGCTGCTATCAAATAAAAAACTCGGCAAACTCATAACAGACAATCTCGGAGATGTTACCTTTGACGAAGCCTGTATTCCCCTCGCGATGATAGCAACGGATATTACAAGCGGTGAAAAAGTGGCGCTTAAAAATGGAAATGTGGCAGCTGCCGTAATGGCAAGCTCGTGCATCCCAGGTATTTTTATTCCTGTGGAGATAGACAATCGGCTCCTCGTCGACGGCGAACTTGTGGAAAATGTCCCCATAACACCCCTTAAGGATATGGGAGCTAACTTCATCATCAGCGTTGATCTCTTTGGCAAATTAAAGCAAAAAAAACCAGAGAATATCATAGAAGTGCTATTCAAATCCTTCCACATCGCGCTGGAAACCGCTACAAAACTGCAGACAGAGGAAAGCGATATTCTTATAAGGCCAGACCTTTCCCCTTTCAACACATTCGATATCAGCAAAGCTGAGAATATAATTGAAATAGGATACCTGGAAGCAAAAAGAATGTTGGGAGAAAATAAAGTTGTGCATTAG
- a CDS encoding MurR/RpiR family transcriptional regulator: MKRIKMAYPKSKGTQEKLIRFILDYPDVAAFLAIGDLAEKIGISTSSISRAAVDMGYSGFPEMQKEIQQHLRRRILPTERMERAVTKDGNFTFRDSVRNDIENVKKTLSRIPDTLFNDAVTLLSKANEVFVVGLGTQHPSAMYFSGVMKQIRDRVTLISHETTEYFDCFSRISSRDVLLPICLPRYSRFTVHAAQEAEKTGCKIIAITDSEISPTGILADIVLQVEYESMSFFNSNVAVMAVLNALATSVAMEDWEHARERVGKFSEVALNWNAFYQENSGESMGERL; encoded by the coding sequence ATGAAACGTATTAAAATGGCCTATCCCAAAAGTAAGGGAACTCAAGAAAAGTTGATTCGATTTATCCTTGATTATCCAGATGTTGCTGCTTTTCTCGCAATTGGCGATCTCGCAGAAAAAATAGGCATAAGCACATCCTCTATTTCTCGTGCGGCAGTGGATATGGGATATTCTGGATTTCCTGAGATGCAAAAGGAGATCCAGCAACATTTGCGGCGGAGAATACTCCCTACTGAACGTATGGAAAGAGCTGTCACCAAAGACGGTAATTTCACATTTCGCGATTCTGTGCGCAACGATATTGAAAATGTTAAAAAAACTCTCTCAAGAATTCCCGACACTTTGTTTAACGATGCCGTAACTTTGCTATCGAAGGCAAATGAGGTATTTGTTGTTGGCTTGGGGACTCAGCACCCTTCAGCAATGTATTTTAGCGGTGTTATGAAACAGATTCGAGATCGTGTGACGTTGATTTCTCATGAAACAACAGAGTATTTTGACTGTTTTTCCAGAATATCCTCAAGGGACGTTCTCCTCCCTATATGTTTGCCACGTTACAGTCGTTTTACAGTTCATGCGGCACAAGAAGCTGAAAAAACCGGTTGCAAAATCATAGCGATAACAGATAGCGAGATTTCTCCTACGGGAATATTGGCGGATATTGTATTGCAAGTTGAATACGAAAGCATGAGTTTTTTCAACTCGAATGTCGCGGTTATGGCTGTTCTTAATGCTCTTGCAACATCTGTTGCTATGGAAGATTGGGAGCACGCGCGTGAGCGGGTGGGGAAATTCAGCGAAGTAGCATTGAATTGGAACGCATTCTATCAAGAAAACTCTGGAGAAAGTATGGGGGAAAGATTATGA
- a CDS encoding pyridoxal phosphate-dependent aminotransferase encodes MRISDRIARMKPSATSLMAAKAREKRSQGFKVISFTTGEPDYDSPSEAVIAARKAMDERQTHYPPTSGITSLREAVGEYYRDHMGLIYDPSREIVVGTGAKQLIYEALGALVNPGDEVIVFPPAWVSYVEQIRLFEGVPVEVETSDTNFIPDIERTEKAITPRTVAMIINSPNNPTGAIYPEECLRGLAELACKKGIMIINDEIYERLVFDQEECPQILKVCPEARNWVLNVNGVSKAFAMTGWRIGYALGPGKLIKAISDFQGHLTSGTSTISQWASVGALVKSQEYCETMRKGFFERRNLIVDLLSQIEYINFVKPQGAFYVFVDISSCLKRENGIYLENDVAFCEGLLERKNVAMVPGTAFLSPGFVRISYSCSKEDICEGVKRFIEYLEEIHAVN; translated from the coding sequence ATGAGAATAAGTGACAGAATTGCCCGTATGAAACCTTCAGCTACATCTTTAATGGCAGCAAAAGCCCGTGAAAAAAGAAGCCAGGGATTTAAGGTAATTTCTTTTACAACCGGAGAACCCGATTACGATTCACCGTCAGAAGCAGTGATAGCTGCGCGGAAGGCCATGGATGAAAGACAAACACATTATCCTCCGACAAGTGGAATAACCTCACTTCGCGAAGCAGTAGGGGAGTATTATCGCGATCATATGGGGCTGATCTATGATCCATCGCGTGAAATTGTTGTAGGAACCGGTGCTAAACAGTTAATTTATGAAGCGCTGGGTGCTCTTGTCAACCCAGGTGATGAAGTAATAGTTTTTCCGCCGGCATGGGTGAGCTATGTAGAGCAAATCAGGCTTTTTGAAGGTGTCCCGGTGGAAGTGGAAACGTCAGATACGAATTTCATTCCAGATATTGAGAGGACAGAAAAGGCTATAACCCCCAGGACGGTGGCAATGATCATAAATTCCCCTAACAATCCAACAGGGGCTATCTACCCAGAAGAGTGTTTGAGAGGGTTGGCTGAACTAGCTTGTAAAAAGGGCATCATGATTATTAATGATGAGATCTATGAACGGCTTGTCTTTGATCAAGAAGAATGCCCCCAGATATTGAAGGTTTGCCCTGAAGCAAGAAATTGGGTGCTGAATGTCAATGGCGTTAGCAAAGCCTTTGCAATGACGGGATGGAGGATAGGCTATGCCCTTGGTCCTGGAAAGCTCATAAAAGCGATCTCAGACTTCCAGGGTCATCTTACTTCGGGAACGAGCACCATTTCCCAATGGGCCTCTGTAGGGGCACTGGTTAAGTCGCAAGAATACTGCGAAACCATGCGTAAAGGTTTTTTTGAACGAAGAAATCTTATTGTAGATTTGCTATCACAGATTGAATACATCAATTTTGTGAAACCTCAGGGAGCCTTTTATGTTTTTGTAGATATTTCTTCATGTCTGAAAAGAGAGAATGGCATTTATTTAGAAAATGACGTTGCTTTTTGTGAAGGGCTTCTAGAACGTAAAAATGTAGCTATGGTACCGGGAACCGCATTTTTGTCTCCTGGTTTTGTACGTATTTCTTATTCCTGTTCAAAAGAAGATATTTGTGAGGGGGTGAAGCGTTTCATCGAATATTTGGAAGAAATCCATGCAGTGAATTAA
- a CDS encoding tripartite tricarboxylate transporter substrate binding protein, whose protein sequence is MKKILVAVVLIFLVVFSGTAFAAYPTKPVNMIVAYAAGGSTDILARITAKYLEAELKQPFVVVNKPGAGGSVGFTSIAKANPDGYTIGLINLSGVIVNPIVQPDVVRYRITDFVGIANVVTDPGIFCVSPDSPIKTLEDLVKEAKANPGKLSISHEGFGAGDHLGVAEFMKQAGVELNPVLYEGDAPAKAALLGGHIDVIAVNVSEVAEMVKAGQLHALAVQDTKRSAELPDVPTFSELGYPTVMQGTASRGFAAPKDIPAEALDILVEAMKKIVATPEYQSELKNLNMPIDFIPGEEFTTLLIEQDKLWSDLWKTSPWIKK, encoded by the coding sequence ATGAAGAAGATTCTTGTTGCCGTTGTTCTGATATTCCTGGTCGTTTTTTCTGGAACGGCCTTTGCTGCATATCCCACGAAACCAGTCAACATGATAGTTGCATATGCGGCTGGCGGAAGTACGGATATCCTTGCACGGATTACAGCCAAGTATCTTGAGGCTGAACTCAAGCAGCCTTTTGTAGTCGTCAATAAACCAGGTGCTGGTGGAAGTGTAGGATTTACTTCCATTGCAAAAGCTAATCCTGATGGCTACACAATAGGGCTGATCAATCTTAGCGGGGTTATCGTAAATCCTATTGTTCAACCTGATGTAGTGCGTTATAGAATTACCGATTTTGTTGGCATTGCTAATGTTGTAACTGACCCCGGCATTTTCTGCGTGAGTCCAGATAGCCCGATTAAGACGTTAGAAGATCTTGTAAAAGAAGCAAAAGCTAACCCAGGAAAGTTATCCATTTCCCACGAAGGCTTTGGCGCAGGGGATCATCTTGGAGTTGCAGAGTTCATGAAACAGGCTGGAGTAGAACTTAATCCTGTTCTTTACGAAGGGGATGCTCCTGCCAAAGCGGCTCTTCTTGGCGGCCATATCGATGTTATTGCTGTGAATGTTTCAGAAGTGGCTGAAATGGTAAAGGCAGGACAGCTACACGCCTTAGCTGTCCAGGATACGAAGCGTTCTGCAGAATTGCCAGATGTTCCTACCTTCTCAGAACTTGGATACCCCACCGTAATGCAAGGGACAGCGTCTCGGGGTTTTGCTGCACCCAAAGACATTCCTGCAGAAGCACTTGATATTCTGGTAGAAGCAATGAAAAAAATAGTGGCTACGCCAGAATATCAGAGCGAACTTAAAAACTTAAATATGCCCATCGATTTCATTCCTGGGGAAGAGTTTACGACGCTGTTGATAGAGCAAGATAAACTCTGGTCCGATCTTTGGAAAACATCCCCTTGGATTAAAAAGTAG
- a CDS encoding tripartite tricarboxylate transporter TctB family protein — protein sequence MKKADFGVSFLMFFVGIAALARALSYPAQTKMMPIIYSVALIILSFLLGLRTIRKENSSEENVVRTEEPLSRVFLVGSIIFAYIASIQILGFFSSTILFLLSFMFLMRAASWVVTTLVSLVTTTVIYLFFETLLNIPIPKGIFF from the coding sequence TTGAAAAAAGCTGATTTTGGAGTCTCTTTCTTGATGTTTTTTGTTGGAATCGCTGCCTTGGCAAGAGCTTTAAGCTATCCTGCTCAAACAAAAATGATGCCAATCATTTACAGTGTCGCATTAATTATCCTATCTTTTCTTCTGGGATTACGAACGATCAGAAAAGAAAACTCTTCTGAAGAGAATGTTGTGCGGACAGAAGAACCGCTTTCAAGGGTTTTTTTGGTAGGAAGCATTATTTTTGCTTATATAGCATCTATACAAATACTTGGGTTCTTTTCCTCGACGATCCTTTTTTTGCTTTCGTTCATGTTTTTGATGCGCGCTGCCTCATGGGTAGTTACCACTCTTGTCTCATTGGTGACGACTACGGTTATCTATTTATTTTTTGAAACTTTGCTCAACATTCCTATACCCAAAGGAATCTTTTTTTAA